The DNA window tttaatcttGGAGATATTAACTGGGATAAACCTTGGCCCAGGGAAATCAAATTAAGCTTTAATGAGAGTCTCCCAGAGCGTGTTCCGTGGCGTGTGCTGGCTGATGCAATGCAGAGAAACAGGGGAACGCAGTCGAAACCCCCCAGGAGCTCTGCGTGTTTTTAATTCTCAACAAACGAAGACCAACCTGCTCGTGATCCAGTATTTCACACGCtgtattaaaaacacacattaaatacGATTTGCTtaatggaaatttaaaaaaaaaattttcagtcAACAGATTTTTAGAGTCGATTAGTTGAATGGCATTGCAGACCAAGGCTTACTGGGTGTCGTAAAACTGTTGCTCTGGGTGACGTGCCCTTTCTCTCACTTTAATCACCTGTCCCTCAAAAGGTACACAGCCCTGTACTGCCCCTGCACACCCCTGAGTTACAGACAGGCGACAAAACAAGCTTCTTCAGACAGCACTGATTCTACCTTCCTTGGCCGTATACAGCGTATTAAAAGAAAGGGCAGGCAGTGTGGTTGAGCTGCTCGTAACCCCAAAGCCAGAGGTGTGGGCAGCGACTGgcagctgcaggagagagagagagcggaggagtgggagagagagcgagttcAGGGGTGAGACCATTCAGATGGCAATATTCGCTCAAAACAGAGACCTTGAGGGCTGACTGCTGACAATCTAAACCTGGATGTACTGTTCCTTGTCTCGCCGTCGAGAGgacattttttgaaatgcaaagaTCCCGTTTCCCGACAGGGAAGTATCAATGTCTCTGTAACAGACACATTCCTCATCTGTAATGTAGAAGTGATGGCTAGGTACTTAATCCATCACGGCCATCATTTATGTCAACAggtgtttttcccccccgcccACATTTCTCTATGTAAATATAGCCACCTAAGACTGGCCAGGTTTACTCTTATGACACATTTAATGAATGTAAATTCTAAACAAATGCATGCTGTTTGTCTTGCCATGAATCTTATTTGACATCTGTCACAGGTAAAGAAAGCAAATAGCAGCGCTACTTTTGACCTCGAATGTAGATCTGTGCCTAAACTCATAAAGCATTTCAGAGGTTGTCGCCACTGTCATTATCATAACCTTAATTCTTTATTAGCTAAAACAGCTAAACTAAACCTACAGTCATTACTGTACACCTCATTCCCTGTGGGACCAGCCTGCATGTGATTGCAGCTAGTTTAACGAGATAATCCCAGACGGAACTGCCATTCTGCTAAATCCAGATAGAGGGCGctaatgattttaaaacaattactgTAGCTACAGTACGGTATATCAATTACCATCTGGACACCTTCCCAGCAACGCCCATCACATTAAATTCATGTACCTGTCATTTCTAGCATAGGATGTGCCAGTAGTTTTCTAAAAATGGACTGTCAACTGAACAGGCAGGGCAAAGGGCGGCTTCTCGACCTCAGTGCACAGCGATGTCTTTCAGCCAATATGTTCTCCCTGCAGATATTGTTTACTGCGTGGTGTAACGTAGCTGTTCCGACAACTGAGAAAACGCAAGATGCTCAGTGTCGTTTGCGCTAAAGCTTGTCAAGAATCTGGTTTACCACTGCcttgcacacagtaaaatgtcctgtgtttctttcaacatgacagtgttaattcaactctgaaaTGTGGAACCAAAATGTATTCGTTAAGAGTCGAATtaacgctggacattttactgtgcctGAGCACTTAAGCAACACTAGTAAtgttcagctttttattttttaaacggtAAATGTAACCTCATATAGCCGCACAATGTACCATAAGGGCTGTCAAGTGATGTGCAGGCACTGCAGTAGACTGTGAATATGTGTACTAagtgaagttgttttttttttttatcaaaaccccaaaaaaaattgaataaaatggaGTCAAATGTGGTAAACTTAAAATTAGCTTAATAGCTTAAAATAAACTTTCTTATCTAATGATGAATGATGTCCGACTTCATTGtgacgttttgttttttttcttttgcagggAACGTGTTTGTTGTGAGTCTCGCTGTGGCGGACCTCGTGGTGGCCATTTATCCATATCCCCTGGTTCTCACGTCCATCTTTCACAACGGGTGGAGCCTGGGGAATGCGCACTGCCAGGTCAGCGGCTTCCTCATGGGGCTCAGCGTCATCGGGTCGATATTCAACATCACCGGCATCGCCATCAACCGCTACTGCTACATCTGCCACAGCCTCAAGTACGACAAGCTGTACAGTGACAAGAACTCTCTGTGCTACGTGGTCCTGATCTGGGTGCTGACCGTGGTGGCCATCGTGCCCAACCTGTTCGTGGGGTCGCTGCGGTACGACCCCCGCGTGTACTCCTGCACCTTCGCGCAGTCCGCCAGCTCGGCCTACACCATCGCCGTGGTCTTCTTCCACTTCATCCTGCCCATCCTCATCGTCACCTACTGCTACCTGCGGATCTGGATCCTGGTCATCCAGGTGAGGCGGAGGGTGAAGCCGGACGTGCGGCCCAAGCTAACGCCGCACGACGTGCGAAACTTCGTCACCATGTTCGTGGTGTTCGTCCTCTTCGCCGTGTGCTGGGGGCCCCTCAATTTCATTGGCCTGGCCGTGGCCGTCAATCCAGGTATGGTCACGCCCCTCATACCCGAGTGGCTCTTCGTCTCGAGCTACTTCATGGCCTATTTCAACAGCTGCCTGAACGCCATCGTCTACGGGCTCCTCAACCAGAACTTCAGGAGAGAGTACAAGAGAATAATCGTCTCCCTTTGCACCGCCCGGCTCTTTTCCACCGACAGCTCCAACGAAGCGGTGGAACGGATCAAAAGCAAGCCGTCGCCGCTAATGACAAATAACAACCGGGTCAAAGTTGACTCCGTGTGAGTGCACGGTTACAGGCATTCCCAACattcagagagacagaaaaaaaacataccaaatattattattataaacagcTTCCAGTTTTAGGACCATCTGGGGATTCCAATACACAATGACACCAACAGGACAGATGTGCTGTACTACAAATTCAGTTTATTTCCAAAGTGCATTACTGTTATGACCCGTTTCTCATCTGCATCTGCAGTACCAGGATGGTgtcaatatgtttattttaagcaaatgaaaatgagttcGTGTAAACCCTGATTGTCAG is part of the Anguilla anguilla isolate fAngAng1 chromosome 7, fAngAng1.pri, whole genome shotgun sequence genome and encodes:
- the mtnr1ab gene encoding melatonin receptor type 1A-A — translated: MRINGSHLNNSSLGTNELNLSRPPWVATTLGSFLIFTIVVDILGNLLVIFSVYRNKKLRNAGNVFVVSLAVADLVVAIYPYPLVLTSIFHNGWSLGNAHCQVSGFLMGLSVIGSIFNITGIAINRYCYICHSLKYDKLYSDKNSLCYVVLIWVLTVVAIVPNLFVGSLRYDPRVYSCTFAQSASSAYTIAVVFFHFILPILIVTYCYLRIWILVIQVRRRVKPDVRPKLTPHDVRNFVTMFVVFVLFAVCWGPLNFIGLAVAVNPGMVTPLIPEWLFVSSYFMAYFNSCLNAIVYGLLNQNFRREYKRIIVSLCTARLFSTDSSNEAVERIKSKPSPLMTNNNRVKVDSV